The following are from one region of the Pirellulales bacterium genome:
- a CDS encoding recombinase family protein, with amino-acid sequence MKIVAYYRVSTKRQGQSSLGLEAQQSAVQAFAKANGGKIVAEFTEIETGKRSDRPKLSEAIARTRGVRGTLVIAKLDRLARNVAFVSALMEAGCEFVACDNAHATRLTVHILAAVAEDEARRISERTTAALNAAKRRGTKLGTNRPGHRIDWRKGQRHGLAKAIQAAAASRQQARSDCYGFIADDIQAMRAAGLSFAAVAETLNAAGHVTTGGKAFAAMTVLRIVDQLATA; translated from the coding sequence ATGAAAATTGTCGCGTACTATCGCGTAAGCACGAAGCGCCAGGGACAGAGTAGCCTTGGCCTGGAGGCTCAGCAGTCGGCCGTCCAAGCGTTCGCCAAGGCCAACGGTGGGAAGATCGTTGCGGAATTCACAGAGATTGAGACGGGCAAGCGTTCCGATCGCCCAAAGCTGAGCGAAGCCATCGCCCGCACGCGAGGCGTTCGCGGCACGCTGGTTATCGCCAAGCTCGACCGGTTAGCTCGCAATGTGGCCTTTGTGTCGGCCCTCATGGAAGCCGGCTGCGAGTTCGTCGCCTGCGACAATGCCCATGCCACGCGACTGACCGTTCACATTCTTGCAGCCGTGGCGGAAGACGAAGCCCGGCGGATCAGCGAACGCACTACAGCCGCTCTCAACGCCGCCAAACGCCGTGGCACGAAGCTCGGCACAAATCGGCCAGGCCATCGAATAGACTGGCGCAAAGGCCAACGGCACGGGCTTGCGAAGGCCATTCAAGCCGCAGCGGCAAGCAGGCAGCAAGCCAGGTCAGACTGTTACGGCTTCATCGCCGATGACATTCAGGCGATGCGGGCTGCTGGGCTGTCGTTTGCGGCCGTCGCCGAAACGCTCAACGCTGCCGGCCATGTCACCACCGGCGGCAAAGCATTCGCCGCTATGACCGTTTTGCGGATCGTCGATCAGCTTGCGACTGCGTAA